A window of the Zeugodacus cucurbitae isolate PBARC_wt_2022May chromosome 2, idZeuCucr1.2, whole genome shotgun sequence genome harbors these coding sequences:
- the LOC105218384 gene encoding protein takeout, with protein sequence MEPKNSLLTIALIVAFACTTFAAKMPDYIQICHRNDPKIAECVKNSVHSIRPHLADGIKELNVPAMEPLDIGDLNILEGGANGINVKVKKLNVWGSSNFEIKKIRASDDAKRFDFELILPYLHGEGNYNINGQILGLTLRGSGPFTGNFTNFYAFVKVVFDVKPINDVEMISLKELVVKIRTGSGSVHLQNLFGNDKTLGDIINETINQNFELFTNEVIQPIERALEKRFSSVASQILDSFTYNELFPL encoded by the exons ATGGAACCAAAAAACTCACTATTGACTATTGCGCTTATTGTCGCGTTTGCTTGCACCACGTTTGCAGCAAAAATGC CTGATTACATACAGATATGCCACCGTAATGATCCAAAGATAGCTGAATGTGTTAAGAATTCAGTACACTCTATACGACCACATTTGGCAGATGGTATTAAGGAGTTGAATGTGCCCGCCATGGAACCACTTGATATTGGCGATCTAAATATATTGGAAGGTGGCGCCAATGGAATTAACGTTAAAGTGAAGAAGCTCAATGTTTGGGGTTCATCGAAtttcgaaatcaaaaaaattag AGCCTCAGACGATGCAAAACGTTTTGATTTTGAACTGATATTGCCATATTTACATGGTGAAGGCAATTATAATATCAATGGACAGATTTTGGGTTTAACATTACGCGGTAGCGGACCTTTCACTGGAAATTTCA CTAACTTTTATGCTTTCGTAAAGGTTGTTTTCGATGTAAAACCCATTAACGATGTTGAAATGATTAGCCTTAAAGAGTTGGTTGTGAAAATTCGCACTGGCAGCGGAAGTGTGCACTTGCAGAATCTATTCGGAAATGATAAAACGCTTGGTGATATTATAAATGAAACGATTAATCAAAACTTCGAACTTTTCACCAATGAAGTGATTCAACCCATCGAACGCGCTTTGGAGAAGAGATTCAGCAGTGTGGCAAGTCAAATCCTCGATAGTTTCACCTATAATGAGCTATTTCCACTTTAA